A part of Sulfurimonas sp. HSL-1716 genomic DNA contains:
- a CDS encoding pyridoxal phosphate-dependent aminotransferase family protein — MNYYANELKALIKSNRYRTREIVDYGLKDFASNDYLGLSSNKELHDLTCKKLASNPVHAPKASLLVNGYHQIHKEFEKALCEANGFEEGIVLGSGFNANIALIESLVRKGDTLFMDEKFHASGVLASNLNDLHVRFFKHNDTNELKQLLHKSDAKRKIVAVEGIYSMDGDLMDKEIFEICDSENTLLIVDEAHSSGVVGKNLMGVYDLFDIQIRDNHIKMGTLGKAYGSFGAYILASSHIIEYLLNRAKPIIYATSLSLYDTLLAHNSLKYILQNKESLKKEIRKRQKIAHDIFHTDTPSLIIPLVVGDNKKVMQVKNTLKKEGYMIGAIRQPTVERAILRIIARIDDDALVFEELCKKVKRLLDEGI, encoded by the coding sequence ATGAATTACTACGCAAACGAGCTAAAAGCGCTCATAAAATCAAACCGTTACAGAACAAGAGAGATCGTTGATTATGGTTTAAAAGATTTTGCTTCAAACGATTATCTCGGGCTTTCTTCTAACAAAGAGCTTCACGATCTTACATGCAAAAAACTCGCTTCAAACCCCGTTCATGCGCCAAAAGCCTCTTTGCTCGTAAACGGATACCATCAGATACATAAAGAGTTTGAAAAAGCATTATGCGAAGCAAACGGATTTGAAGAGGGCATAGTGCTTGGCAGCGGTTTTAATGCGAATATAGCGCTCATCGAAAGTCTTGTGAGAAAAGGCGACACGCTTTTTATGGATGAAAAATTTCATGCTTCGGGTGTGCTTGCAAGCAATCTCAACGATCTGCATGTAAGGTTCTTCAAACATAATGATACCAATGAATTAAAGCAGCTTTTGCATAAATCCGATGCAAAAAGAAAGATAGTCGCCGTCGAGGGAATATATTCTATGGACGGCGACTTGATGGATAAAGAGATCTTTGAAATATGCGACAGTGAAAATACTCTGCTCATCGTGGACGAAGCACACAGCAGCGGAGTCGTGGGAAAAAACCTTATGGGAGTTTATGATCTTTTTGATATACAGATAAGAGATAACCACATAAAAATGGGGACACTAGGCAAAGCTTACGGGAGTTTCGGTGCATATATTCTCGCATCTTCGCACATCATAGAGTATCTCTTAAACCGCGCAAAACCGATAATATATGCGACCTCTTTATCGCTTTATGACACTCTGTTAGCCCACAACTCGTTAAAATATATCCTGCAAAACAAAGAGAGCTTGAAAAAAGAGATAAGAAAGCGGCAAAAGATCGCACATGACATCTTCCATACGGATACGCCTTCGCTCATAATCCCTCTTGTGGTAGGAGACAATAAAAAAGTGATGCAGGTAAAAAACACTCTTAAAAAAGAGGGTTATATGATAGGCGCCATAAGACAGCCGACCGTCGAGAGAGCGATCTTGCGTATTATTGCAAGGATCGACGACGATGCTTTGGTATTTGAAGAGTTATGCAAAAAAGTAAAAAGGCTTTTAGATGAAGGTATCTAA
- a CDS encoding ATP-binding cassette domain-containing protein — protein sequence MKVSNLDITYKDKTLVNIDFDINSSLALVGQSGSGKSLTIKALLNMLPQEMKLSLQIKSGFELAAGKTIGFVPQNPFTALSPLTKIKDQIFIPFDEIKELFKQVNLDISLLQRYPPELSGGQLQRVVIAIALSSNPKLLLLDEPTTALDPQTRTTIIDLLKDLQNRFGFKVLFVTHDMSSAQLLCDEICVIKNGKVIESGKMADVLNDPQNIYTKTLIEANFANRKYRE from the coding sequence ATGAAGGTATCTAATCTTGATATCACCTATAAAGACAAAACCCTGGTGAATATAGATTTTGACATAAACTCCTCTTTGGCTTTGGTCGGGCAAAGCGGAAGCGGCAAAAGCCTTACGATAAAAGCGCTTTTAAACATGCTTCCCCAAGAGATGAAACTCTCTTTACAGATAAAAAGCGGCTTTGAGCTTGCAGCGGGAAAAACCATAGGTTTTGTTCCGCAGAATCCTTTTACCGCACTTTCTCCGCTGACGAAGATAAAAGATCAGATATTTATTCCTTTCGATGAGATAAAGGAACTTTTCAAACAGGTCAATCTGGATATCTCGCTTCTTCAAAGATATCCTCCCGAGTTGTCCGGAGGACAGCTTCAGCGTGTCGTTATCGCCATTGCGCTCAGTTCAAACCCAAAACTCCTGCTTCTTGACGAACCCACGACTGCTCTTGATCCGCAGACAAGAACGACGATCATAGATCTGCTCAAAGATCTTCAAAACAGATTTGGCTTCAAGGTTCTCTTTGTAACGCACGATATGAGTTCTGCACAGCTTTTGTGCGACGAGATATGCGTCATAAAAAACGGAAAAGTCATAGAATCTGGTAAAATGGCGGATGTATTAAACGATCCGCAGAACATATATACAAAAACACTCATAGAAGCAAACTTTGCAAACAGGAAATATCGCGAATGA